A single Mesomycoplasma ovipneumoniae DNA region contains:
- a CDS encoding 2-oxo acid dehydrogenase subunit E2, whose product MSKILATPKARAMAKQANIDLADLKIEGRKIESSDVENYLNSLKSSPAPTVEAPKVEAPTPKTQPASTTTVSSTSKLDGRREKIAPIRKAIARAMTNSWNSVAYVNLVNQIDVTDLWKLRKSVLESVQKTTGIKLTFLAFIAKAILIALSEFPIIAAKYDEAANEIVYPDTINLGLAVDTEAGLMVPVIKNAQTLSIVEIASEIVRLAKAARERKIKPSEMQGGSFTITNYGSVGSLYGVPVINYPELAIAGVGAIIDSAEVKDGQIVAAKIMHLTVAADHRWIDGATIGRFAARVKELLEKPEILGIL is encoded by the coding sequence ATGTCAAAAATTTTAGCAACCCCAAAAGCAAGAGCGATGGCTAAGCAAGCAAATATCGATCTTGCTGACCTTAAAATTGAAGGACGAAAAATTGAGTCATCCGATGTTGAGAATTATCTAAATTCTCTAAAATCTTCGCCTGCTCCTACAGTCGAAGCTCCAAAAGTTGAGGCTCCTACTCCAAAAACCCAACCAGCCTCAACAACCACGGTAAGTTCAACATCAAAACTAGATGGAAGACGCGAAAAAATTGCTCCAATCCGTAAAGCGATTGCAAGAGCAATGACAAATTCATGAAATTCTGTTGCTTACGTTAATTTAGTAAACCAAATTGACGTAACAGATCTTTGAAAACTTCGTAAATCTGTTTTAGAATCAGTGCAAAAAACAACTGGGATAAAACTAACATTTTTAGCTTTTATTGCAAAAGCCATTTTAATTGCACTTAGTGAATTCCCAATTATTGCTGCAAAATACGATGAAGCTGCAAATGAAATTGTCTATCCTGATACTATAAACTTAGGTTTGGCCGTTGATACTGAAGCTGGTCTTATGGTTCCAGTAATAAAAAATGCCCAAACTCTTTCAATCGTTGAAATTGCCAGCGAAATTGTTAGACTAGCCAAAGCAGCTCGTGAGCGTAAAATCAAACCAAGTGAAATGCAAGGCGGATCATTCACTATTACTAATTATGGATCTGTTGGTTCTCTTTATGGTGTTCCGGTAATTAATTATCCAGAATTAGCTATTGCTGGAGTTGGTGCAATTATTGATTCTGCCGAAGTTAAAGACGGACAAATTGTTGCAGCCAAAATTATGCATTTAACAGTTGCAGCCGATCACCGTTGAATTGATGGAGCTACAATTGGTCGTTTTGCCGCAAGAGTTAAAGAATTATTAGAAAAACCAGAAATTTTAGGAATTTTATAA
- the lpdA gene encoding dihydrolipoyl dehydrogenase, producing the protein MYKFKFADIGEGLHEGVVAQIYKKEGDQVNEGDSLFSVETDKITADIPSPKSGKIVKVLMAEGDTIHVGQEIYYIDDGSGDSDVAEVKEVKTEEKKEEEASGASVVGEVKVSNDLLSFDFGPKKSTPKPAKAPAPKAEKAPEKPTSSVNTGKVYQGKIDQEFDVIVIGSGPGGYLAAAEAGKSGLSTLIVEKEYWGGVCLNVGCIPTKAMLKTAEVLDYVTHFSDYGLEGKTDVKISWEKMHQRKTEVVNKLVGGVKAIVKSARATSIFGEAKFLGAHEISVEDKVYRGKHIILATGSRDRKLNLPGFEQGYQSGKILTSKEAINLEEKISSIVIIGGGVIGVEFAQIFVAAGVKVTILQNLPRLLANLDGEISQIITKNLTDRGVNVVLNSNIISYENDSIIYELDGKRQQISADKILVSIGREPNSEGLSEVGVELDARKSVIVDDQCRTNVDGVYAIGDLSAKAMLAHVAYRHAVVAVSTITGKGEKYNDKTVPACVYTHPEIASVGLTEEQAKEQGYDFVVGKASFAHIGKAIAAGDAHGFAKLIVDKKYGEILGAHFIGPVATDMISEIVVSMDAEVTIHELAAAIHPHPTYSEVIWEAARAAQAKLKR; encoded by the coding sequence ATGTATAAATTTAAATTTGCTGACATTGGAGAAGGACTCCATGAAGGAGTAGTCGCCCAAATTTACAAAAAAGAAGGCGACCAAGTTAATGAAGGTGATTCGTTGTTTTCAGTTGAAACTGACAAAATTACCGCTGACATACCTTCGCCAAAATCCGGAAAAATTGTTAAAGTTTTAATGGCTGAAGGTGACACAATTCACGTTGGTCAAGAAATTTATTATATTGATGATGGATCAGGTGATAGCGATGTTGCCGAAGTTAAAGAAGTTAAAACTGAAGAGAAAAAGGAAGAAGAAGCAAGTGGAGCAAGTGTTGTTGGTGAAGTAAAAGTAAGCAATGATCTTTTAAGTTTTGATTTTGGTCCAAAAAAATCAACACCAAAACCAGCTAAAGCTCCTGCCCCAAAAGCTGAAAAAGCACCTGAAAAACCTACCTCTTCTGTAAATACTGGCAAAGTTTACCAAGGTAAAATTGACCAAGAATTTGATGTAATTGTTATCGGTTCAGGGCCTGGTGGTTATCTTGCAGCTGCCGAGGCTGGAAAAAGTGGTTTATCAACCTTAATTGTTGAAAAAGAATATTGAGGTGGTGTTTGTTTAAATGTTGGCTGCATTCCAACAAAAGCAATGTTAAAAACTGCCGAAGTTCTTGATTATGTAACTCACTTTAGTGACTATGGTCTTGAAGGAAAAACTGATGTAAAAATTTCCTGAGAGAAAATGCACCAACGAAAAACTGAAGTTGTTAACAAATTAGTTGGCGGAGTTAAGGCAATTGTAAAATCTGCAAGAGCTACAAGCATTTTTGGCGAAGCCAAATTCCTAGGTGCGCACGAAATTTCAGTTGAAGATAAAGTTTATCGTGGAAAACATATTATTCTTGCAACTGGATCACGTGACCGTAAATTGAATTTACCTGGTTTTGAACAAGGTTACCAATCTGGAAAAATTTTAACTTCAAAAGAAGCAATTAATCTTGAAGAAAAAATTAGTTCAATTGTAATAATTGGTGGCGGTGTTATTGGTGTTGAATTTGCCCAAATTTTTGTCGCTGCTGGAGTTAAGGTAACAATTTTACAAAATCTTCCAAGACTTTTAGCAAACCTTGATGGCGAAATTTCACAAATTATTACAAAAAACTTAACTGACCGTGGTGTTAATGTTGTCTTAAATTCTAATATTATTAGCTATGAAAATGATAGTATTATTTACGAACTTGACGGAAAAAGACAACAAATTAGTGCTGATAAAATTTTAGTAAGCATCGGTCGTGAGCCAAATTCTGAAGGTCTTAGCGAAGTTGGAGTTGAACTTGATGCTCGCAAAAGTGTTATCGTTGATGATCAATGCAGAACAAATGTTGACGGAGTTTATGCAATTGGTGATCTTAGTGCAAAAGCAATGCTAGCCCATGTTGCTTACCGTCACGCCGTTGTTGCAGTAAGTACAATAACTGGAAAAGGTGAAAAATATAACGATAAAACCGTTCCAGCTTGCGTTTATACTCATCCCGAAATTGCTTCAGTTGGTCTAACTGAAGAACAAGCAAAAGAGCAAGGTTATGATTTTGTTGTTGGAAAAGCTAGTTTTGCTCACATTGGAAAAGCAATTGCTGCCGGAGATGCCCACGGATTTGCTAAATTAATTGTTGATAAAAAATATGGCGAAATTCTTGGTGCTCACTTTATCGGTCCAGTAGCTACTGATATGATTTCAGAAATTGTCGTTTCAATGGATGCTGAGGTAACAATTCATGAACTTGCAGCAGCAATTCACCCACACCCTACTTATAGCGAAGTAATTTGAGAAGCAGCCCGTGCTGCACAAGCAAAACTAAAAAGATAA
- a CDS encoding P97 family adhesin has translation MSTITKKLLTKKNIFLLGLSTIAGGAIIAVPLVVFANLELKNPRIDVQNQAKSISFISIKDKYLNANSDYLDLKKKLLNDDNTKKTDIDLTDFFDFYQTNNSSIPVNFSTDHNWKPFKLEIFDIKPDDNEQTFEVYWRVSQKLADGKTATSDLFKQKVAYNYVPDYSLSNFSTYSEDQLKKLRPYTNSEVNFSFKKELTKLISVEDFQKEVNSAKNDTEAREIINKYFNLDETISQIFSNKSFYFESESGIQKPRYDINLVKDQIITDRYLVKTAMPGIYKLTFVAQFSSDFSKEIAADFNKDSKFFVTTQLDLSNSFLDNSISDDIVLSEFSDSDYFAINNFSQNNSTLITGWDFLNYYNNEIFATKEKRADFLNSLIEKIVKTPLISKIRFQNNLANLNFNQISKFLDLQIKLDTEQVNLDFKDNSVVAQINGDIVVKDKRNDKIVATKKFSQSIKNFEILAQNDPDFATSVNKSSLTIEPKVQEFVRKENQQGIPKEELLALIESNNFDKLKKVLQNSRYYGFRFDESQLKSMVDSYNLPTVEDLVKNSNVDDAASKGITSIFSNYFNSDEKISQFLSFLSKQDISFVAKYWFDYLKHFKLIEDKANWPENSNSNELFKKLSEIKIKPTKQPRGQIGDEAGDPTVWLFSFNYGFLDLNKPLENGFYISNELKNTLNLMKTNSSFSPEYFIKQIELQSNKITKPDFSSTENKNNIENLTDFLAAFYSLAYSKQKSQKLFTGNFGKDFNYKIQFSLEPNLTNVDALEKSKTENLKVKYWYNIGPVDKNGDLVSVIYQTKKSEIELKINPDNKLLSDEVDKLDEIVSTFSPNSQIVFLTKKDFEDFESQIKVAISKSKENEPVSVDKQVEKLPFSSYLTFEHKDIDLGFYAIKKAKPSQTTGTVETSMQTNDVDTTGILEKITNPASPVQHNLFLYLYDKKNPKNFSSQPIRVIIMEHTSSLLLK, from the coding sequence ATGAGTACAATCACTAAAAAACTACTAACTAAAAAAAATATTTTTCTTTTAGGGCTAAGTACTATTGCTGGTGGAGCAATTATTGCCGTTCCGCTAGTTGTTTTTGCAAATTTAGAACTAAAAAACCCGCGAATTGATGTGCAAAACCAAGCAAAATCAATTTCTTTCATTAGTATAAAGGATAAATATTTAAATGCTAATTCAGACTATTTAGATCTAAAAAAGAAACTTTTGAACGACGATAATACCAAAAAAACTGACATTGATTTAACAGATTTTTTTGATTTTTACCAGACAAATAACTCTAGCATTCCCGTTAATTTTTCAACCGATCATAATTGAAAACCTTTCAAACTGGAAATTTTTGATATCAAACCTGATGATAATGAGCAAACATTCGAAGTTTACTGGCGAGTTTCACAAAAATTAGCCGATGGTAAAACAGCAACTTCTGACTTATTTAAACAAAAAGTTGCTTATAATTATGTTCCAGATTATTCGCTTTCTAATTTTTCAACTTATTCAGAAGACCAACTCAAAAAATTAAGACCTTACACAAATAGTGAGGTTAATTTTTCTTTTAAAAAAGAATTGACAAAGCTAATTTCAGTTGAAGATTTTCAAAAAGAAGTTAATAGCGCAAAAAATGACACTGAAGCTAGAGAAATTATTAACAAATACTTTAACCTTGATGAGACAATTTCACAAATTTTTAGCAATAAAAGTTTTTACTTTGAATCTGAAAGTGGTATTCAAAAGCCTCGCTATGATATAAATTTGGTAAAAGATCAAATTATAACTGATCGATATTTAGTAAAAACAGCAATGCCTGGGATTTATAAATTGACCTTTGTTGCCCAGTTTTCTTCTGATTTTTCAAAGGAAATTGCCGCTGATTTTAACAAGGATTCCAAATTTTTCGTTACTACTCAACTCGATTTAAGTAATTCTTTCCTTGATAATTCAATTAGTGATGATATTGTTTTAAGCGAATTTTCTGACAGTGATTATTTTGCAATAAATAATTTTAGCCAAAATAATTCAACTTTAATTACAGGGTGAGATTTTCTAAATTACTATAATAATGAAATTTTTGCAACCAAAGAAAAACGCGCTGATTTTCTTAATTCACTTATTGAAAAAATTGTAAAAACACCACTAATATCAAAAATTAGATTCCAAAATAACCTAGCAAATTTAAATTTTAACCAAATTTCAAAATTTTTAGATCTTCAAATAAAACTAGATACTGAACAAGTTAATTTAGATTTTAAAGATAACAGTGTTGTTGCACAAATTAATGGCGATATTGTTGTAAAAGATAAGAGAAACGATAAAATTGTTGCTACAAAAAAATTTTCACAAAGTATTAAAAATTTTGAAATATTAGCTCAAAATGATCCTGATTTTGCGACTTCAGTTAATAAAAGCAGTTTGACTATTGAACCAAAAGTCCAAGAATTTGTTAGAAAAGAAAATCAACAAGGAATTCCAAAAGAGGAATTATTAGCACTAATTGAGTCAAATAATTTTGATAAATTAAAGAAAGTTCTTCAAAATTCTCGCTATTATGGCTTTAGATTTGATGAAAGTCAACTAAAATCAATGGTTGATAGTTATAATTTACCAACTGTTGAAGATTTAGTTAAAAATTCAAATGTTGATGATGCAGCTTCTAAAGGAATAACATCGATTTTTTCTAATTATTTTAATAGTGATGAGAAAATTTCACAATTTTTGTCATTTTTATCAAAACAAGACATTAGTTTTGTCGCAAAATATTGGTTTGATTATCTTAAACATTTTAAATTAATAGAAGATAAAGCAAACTGACCAGAAAATTCTAATAGTAATGAATTATTTAAAAAATTAAGTGAAATTAAAATTAAGCCTACAAAACAACCGCGTGGTCAAATTGGTGATGAAGCTGGTGACCCAACAGTTTGACTTTTTTCATTTAACTATGGTTTTTTAGATTTAAATAAACCCCTTGAAAATGGTTTTTATATTAGTAATGAGCTTAAAAATACTCTTAATTTGATGAAAACAAATTCATCTTTTAGTCCTGAATATTTTATAAAACAGATTGAATTACAATCAAATAAAATCACTAAACCTGATTTTTCAAGCACAGAAAATAAAAATAATATTGAAAATCTTACCGATTTTCTTGCAGCTTTTTATTCATTAGCTTATTCAAAACAAAAGAGCCAAAAACTTTTTACAGGTAATTTTGGTAAGGATTTTAATTATAAAATTCAATTTAGTCTGGAACCTAATTTAACAAATGTTGATGCTTTAGAAAAATCAAAAACTGAAAATTTAAAAGTAAAATATTGATACAATATTGGTCCAGTTGATAAAAACGGTGATCTAGTTAGCGTTATTTATCAAACAAAAAAATCAGAAATTGAACTAAAAATCAACCCTGATAATAAACTTTTAAGTGATGAAGTTGATAAATTAGATGAAATTGTCTCAACTTTTTCACCAAATTCGCAAATTGTTTTCTTAACCAAGAAAGATTTTGAGGATTTTGAATCTCAAATCAAAGTTGCCATCTCAAAATCAAAGGAAAACGAGCCAGTATCTGTTGATAAACAAGTCGAAAAACTGCCTTTTAGTAGTTATTTAACCTTTGAACACAAAGATATAGATTTAGGCTTTTATGCAATAAAAAAAGCAAAACCGAGTCAAACAACAGGCACAGTAGAAACATCAATGCAAACTAACGACGTTGATACTACCGGTATACTTGAGAAAATTACTAACCCGGCTAGCCCAGTTCAACACAATTTATTTTTATATCTTTATGATAAAAAAAATCCTAAAAATTTCTCAAGTCAGCCTATCCGCGTTATTATCATGGAGCATACAAGCTCTCTATTATTAAAATAA
- a CDS encoding P110/LppT family adhesin N-terminal domain, giving the protein MKKLKLNHIIFAIIGVSSVVSISASVPYLISLQSKNYNSKLSEFDEKLANATNLNVNSEFNTTEFDSLVANLKLKSKFAKKLSASDALNLHFDTAYNFDLNNAIDFSQISQKYPDFNFRLVVPKSQSEVKIESNKIKNLAVNISNSSKSINYTASFDLDFSDQDKSLNFSAQNLSASISLLNQQFLEGKTATEIAILFYNEFKENFEKTKNSSSALFATFSKFGGISFSINSEPVFVFPSNFEIKPELQQEKLNFTNIDDVNNKIDLALSLVDKKTQKSSKLTLNFVDIPKKTDQKKSSELLKIFKKNYKFNSAISKHLAQNKLSVSEYFAQNPQNLDLEQFNSWFTSNSNENENETFLEDIKDLIPNFSPKSITFSVKENKNDPKNSNIVNVGLNIEGNFSDETLLPLGLKLGENNTYTFNFELEFDANEEIYGAYFKNAIESFDQQGSQDIDNLSFEIKKNLPITVFASTIDDKIRPFLNRTYDIKDITTQLAPFFDALNFFATKSNKITQTPIVSNTEQDAEQRTEQTTDSSDASTTVDTNVSALPTLFQDTEESTPAPSPTPHASSSEESTTPTPTPAPNTTTPPSDQSLGDYLRKLLGNLEKSNLPEGTSISISANHQDETYEINLKIKTPNGIERNLTVEVDDVNKDNKLYKSFSDTVKTHLFLDWKTNIETEEQYLEDGQKQQVLKSISAVNNPNLRFNANEAPSKISKEKVHIDEQEQGIYLAEGGISLHKTVNNNTDLKLKDGVSFLYAFKPKKLPKIDLLQYFLLKTGEEEKDFNLVIEKQYKVDDVFKIGADFVPKPPAKFLRENSDGFLTTDKEGFQSTYNGEIIVAIHKSTMKTVIGINPKNPHNDFHDFLNNSRSTIILGVDVQKKSNNKSVMNIKFYSTESDDAKKPIFTWSRDIPEGAKLNFEKGFTFGTTKSQLQEQIDKLPWGRSETGITFKGFVLFDTPQTEEEYNKLFEKFRSEYV; this is encoded by the coding sequence ATGAAAAAACTTAAATTAAATCATATAATTTTTGCAATTATTGGAGTTAGCTCGGTCGTTAGTATTTCTGCCAGTGTTCCGTATTTAATCTCCTTACAGTCAAAAAATTATAATTCAAAATTATCGGAATTTGACGAAAAACTAGCTAATGCTACAAATCTAAATGTTAATTCCGAATTTAACACTACTGAATTTGATAGCTTAGTTGCTAATTTAAAACTAAAGTCAAAATTTGCTAAAAAATTAAGTGCTTCTGATGCGCTAAATTTGCATTTTGATACTGCATATAATTTTGACTTAAATAATGCAATTGATTTTAGCCAAATTAGTCAAAAATATCCAGATTTCAATTTCAGATTGGTTGTTCCAAAGAGCCAATCAGAAGTAAAAATTGAGTCAAATAAAATAAAAAACCTTGCCGTTAATATTTCAAATTCGAGTAAAAGTATAAATTATACAGCAAGTTTTGACTTAGATTTTTCAGATCAAGATAAATCCTTGAATTTTTCAGCCCAAAATTTAAGCGCATCAATTAGTCTTCTAAATCAACAATTTTTAGAAGGAAAAACTGCGACCGAAATTGCAATTTTGTTTTATAATGAATTTAAGGAAAATTTTGAAAAAACAAAAAATTCAAGTTCAGCACTGTTTGCAACATTTTCTAAATTTGGTGGAATTTCTTTTAGTATAAATTCTGAACCGGTTTTTGTTTTTCCTTCCAATTTTGAAATAAAACCTGAATTGCAACAAGAAAAATTAAATTTTACAAATATTGATGATGTTAATAATAAAATTGACTTAGCATTAAGTTTAGTTGATAAAAAAACACAAAAAAGTAGCAAATTAACACTTAACTTTGTCGATATACCTAAGAAAACCGACCAAAAAAAATCTTCTGAATTATTAAAAATTTTTAAAAAAAATTATAAATTTAACTCAGCAATTTCTAAACATTTAGCACAAAATAAGCTTAGTGTATCAGAATATTTTGCCCAAAACCCTCAAAATTTAGATCTTGAACAGTTTAATTCTTGATTTACTTCAAATTCAAATGAAAATGAAAATGAAACATTTCTAGAAGATATTAAAGATTTAATCCCTAATTTTAGCCCAAAAAGTATCACTTTTTCAGTAAAAGAAAACAAAAATGACCCTAAAAATTCTAATATTGTCAATGTTGGACTAAATATTGAAGGTAATTTTAGTGATGAAACATTACTTCCTTTAGGTCTAAAACTTGGCGAAAATAATACCTATACTTTCAATTTTGAACTAGAATTTGATGCAAACGAGGAAATTTATGGCGCATATTTTAAAAACGCAATCGAGAGTTTTGACCAACAAGGATCACAAGATATTGACAATTTAAGCTTTGAAATCAAGAAAAATTTGCCAATTACAGTTTTTGCTTCAACAATTGATGATAAAATCAGACCTTTTTTAAATAGAACTTACGATATAAAAGATATAACAACCCAGCTAGCCCCTTTTTTCGATGCTCTTAATTTTTTTGCAACAAAAAGTAACAAAATTACTCAAACCCCAATAGTTTCAAACACTGAACAGGACGCTGAACAGAGAACTGAACAGACCACTGATAGCTCAGATGCTTCTACAACTGTTGATACAAATGTTAGTGCTTTACCGACCTTATTCCAAGATACAGAAGAATCAACTCCTGCCCCTTCTCCAACCCCTCACGCTTCTTCAAGTGAAGAGTCAACTACTCCAACTCCAACTCCAGCTCCAAATACAACTACCCCTCCAAGTGATCAATCTTTAGGTGATTACCTAAGAAAACTTCTTGGAAATCTTGAAAAATCTAATCTTCCTGAGGGCACTTCTATTTCTATTTCTGCAAATCATCAAGATGAAACCTATGAAATAAATCTTAAGATTAAAACTCCTAATGGAATTGAAAGAAATTTAACAGTTGAAGTTGATGATGTAAATAAAGATAATAAACTTTATAAATCTTTTTCTGATACCGTAAAAACACACCTATTTTTAGATTGAAAAACTAATATTGAAACAGAAGAACAATATTTAGAAGATGGCCAAAAACAGCAAGTTTTAAAATCAATTTCAGCTGTTAATAATCCAAATTTAAGGTTTAATGCAAACGAAGCGCCTTCAAAAATATCAAAAGAAAAAGTACATATAGATGAACAGGAACAAGGCATTTATCTAGCTGAAGGTGGCATTTCCTTGCACAAAACTGTAAATAACAATACAGATCTAAAATTAAAAGACGGCGTTTCCTTCCTTTATGCTTTTAAACCAAAAAAATTGCCTAAGATAGATTTACTCCAATATTTTTTACTAAAAACAGGTGAAGAAGAAAAAGATTTTAACTTAGTTATTGAAAAGCAATATAAAGTGGACGATGTTTTTAAAATTGGTGCTGATTTTGTCCCTAAGCCGCCGGCTAAATTTCTTCGTGAGAATAGTGATGGATTTCTAACAACCGATAAAGAAGGATTTCAATCAACATATAATGGTGAAATTATAGTTGCAATTCATAAGAGTACTATGAAAACTGTAATAGGAATCAACCCAAAAAATCCTCACAATGATTTTCATGATTTTCTTAATAATTCTAGATCCACTATTATTTTAGGCGTGGATGTTCAAAAAAAATCTAATAATAAATCAGTTATGAACATTAAGTTTTATTCTACCGAATCTGATGATGCTAAAAAACCGATTTTTACCTGAAGCCGCGATATACCAGAAGGTGCAAAATTAAATTTTGAAAAAGGTTTTACTTTTGGAACTACCAAATCACAACTTCAAGAACAAATTGACAAACTACCTTGAGGAAGATCTGAAACTGGAATCACCTTTAAAGGTTTTGTTTTATTTGACACGCCTCAAACTGAAGAAGAATATAATAAACTTTTTGAAAAATTTAGATCCGAATATGTCTAA